The genomic DNA TTTGTCAAAATAACCTGCGGACTTTGTCCCATTTCAGCACTATTGTTTATGAAACCACTACCATAAAACTAAATCATCGATTATGAAAAAATTCTTTTTATTATTGATAGCCTCCATGAGCATGTTCGCTTGCTCTGACAATGATCCCTTTGATAACGCCCAAACGGTGGTAAAAGGAATGGTGACTTTTGGGGAAATGGAGGAAGAATTTGAATGCGTAAATGGTGCAGGACCAACCCTAACTTTTGAAGTGCCTTCAGGGACTGAAGAAATGGTGGTTGTGATTTCTGGGGTGAACATCACGGTGAATGAAAAAAATGCGCAGAAGCATGGTGTGCCATCATCGACTTTGTTTACTGAGGAGGGCAGACGTGTTCCTGGCCGATACAGTGTTTCGCAACAGACGATCACTTTTGAATGGACTGAATCGGAGGTTGATCCAGCTTCGGATGATGAGGAGGAGGAAGAAACGACGACCAAAAGCTATTCAATCAATGTAGGTCAGGGCTTCATCGCAGAAGGTTTCCCAGTAAGTTCATTTTTAGCTTATGGCTTTGGACTTGAGCTAATGCCTGAAATTGAGGAATAAACCATAAAAAATAAACATCAGTACTGGTTTTACAACCAGGAAATACAATACTTTTTCCCTAAACATCTACCTATTTTTTTTTAACCACTCTCTTTATTGAGAGTGGTTTTTTTGGGTCTGAAGTATTGATACTTTGGTAGGTGAAATATCCCATATTTTTAAGCCGACAGGCCATGACTACTGATGACTACTGAGCTTTGCGGGTCGAAAATATTGTTCGTAGCCCATTGAAAACAAAGCTTCCGCTCTTGTGGAGGCGTTGTATGGGACGTCCGTATTGTGAGGTGCCACAATTTCGGACGCCTATGGTCATAGGTTATTCTTTCAATACCATATCGATACACATCACCGCGGCAATAATCATCTTTCTTAGCGGATGCTGTGCAGGGATTTGATCAGAAATTTCAAGCACATAATTGTCTGCGGTAGTAAAGAGTTCCTTTGCCATGCCCGCCCATTTTTTTGAAATGTGGGCAAACTCTTTTTCTCCATGCACAAAGCGGAAATCCCAGGAGGTCCACTTGCCCTTCAGCTGACAAAGCTCTTCGCCCTGAGGGTTGTACAGGTTGAATTTTCCTCCTATGGAAAAGAATTTCTGTTTGAAATAGCCGATCAACTGATCTTTTTCATCAAAAACTTCCACATGCGACAGGAAAATAGAGATGCCTCTTTTGATTGTCAGGATTTTACGGCCCTGCTGATCCTTCAGCTCAATATTAAAAGGAGTTGCTCGCTTATAGTCTGTGAAGCGGAAAATTTTGGTGAAAATACCGAGATTTTCTTCGCGGCAGGTCATCAGAATCTCCTGAGTTTCTGGATGAAGAATGTCGTAATTGTTAGCAGCTTTGAACATGCCCACATGCTCTTTTACAAAGAAAGCATTCAGGTCCGTTACGGAATTTAAAGTAGTATCCATGAAAAAAATAGTTATTTACGGTCTAATGTATGGTATTTATTTTTATAATTTACTATCTGTACACTTATTTAAGTGCATGTTTGAAGCTTCAAATTTAAAGTAGCATGTTGAGTTTGTAAATATGTGTTCCCCTATACGCACAAGCGTGTTATTCCCATTTGGTTTTGTGTGTTCTTATTTTTTTTGCGCTATTCCATATCGTGTAATCGTCTATCAATGAATAATAAGTGCGGTTTTATGTATTCTTTTGAAGGATTTTTAGTGAAGTTTAAAATATATTACTGCTCTGAATTCAGGGTGATTTTATGTTTGTAGATTACTCATATTCATACCTGTTTTTTTCAGGGTATCATTAATCGACTATCGTTCATGCGTCTTTATGGTCGCTTAGTATGGTGAAGTATCAGGCGCTTGTGGCGCTCTTGCTGTGAATATTTCCCTGTTTGAAATTAATTTCGAGCGGTTCATGGGGCTTTTCGGAGGATATTTTTTGAATTTTATGTTAAAAATTTTAAGTATTTTTTATGTCGAGATTTGGCTTCGTTGCAATCGTCTGAGGTGAGTTTAATTTTGGGGTCCTGGTATTTGTAGATTGGTGATTATTATTTTAAAAATCATAGTTGTTAATACGGTTTTAATTAATATTCAATACCTGTATTTTGGTCGTTAAATCAATGATCAAGCGTATAAATTACTTTATATTTGTGAGTTACCTTGCGGGATATGCTAAAAGGTAAAAAATTTCAGACTCACAGATCCAAGATTGAATGAAGAAGCACCTACTGTTATTGACTGCGCTTTGCCTCTCGGCCCTTAGCGTATTTGCTCAAAAAAAGACTCCCCTGAAGCGCCCTAAAATGGTCGTGGGGATTATCGTTGACCAAATGCGATATGATTATATCACCCGTTTTTGGGATGAATTCAGCGAAGATGGATTCAAGCGTATGGTGAAAGAAGGAACCACCTTCAGGGATATGCACTATAACTATGCGCCGACTTGTACTGGCCCAGGACATTCCACCGTTTGGTCAGGGGCTTACCCTGCGA from Persicobacter psychrovividus includes the following:
- a CDS encoding phospholipid scramblase-related protein, which encodes MDTTLNSVTDLNAFFVKEHVGMFKAANNYDILHPETQEILMTCREENLGIFTKIFRFTDYKRATPFNIELKDQQGRKILTIKRGISIFLSHVEVFDEKDQLIGYFKQKFFSIGGKFNLYNPQGEELCQLKGKWTSWDFRFVHGEKEFAHISKKWAGMAKELFTTADNYVLEISDQIPAQHPLRKMIIAAVMCIDMVLKE